In Saccharomyces eubayanus strain FM1318 chromosome II, whole genome shotgun sequence, the genomic stretch AAGATACACAAAATATAGTTTTGTATAGTAAAAAAGGTTCAATTGTGAACTCTAAAAGTGAAGGATATATGCATTCTATgactcttttttatttcctttaCTTAATATCCTTGAGCGGCGGAGGGAAAAGCGGAGCTAAAACCAGGGTTATAGGGTCGAAGCCACCGAGTATATAGGCATTATGAAACAACAAGTCAAACCTTAGGCCCAAGGCAGGCTCTAATTCTAAAGAACATTTTTGTGCTTGTAAATCTACCCATACCTCAATTGACTGCCCCAAGACAAGAGGACATTCGATAAGTAGTCCGACAAGGAAATTTAGACCATGAGTAGCAAGAAGTTTGTTGTCCGAATTGCAGATGCGCTTTTCAAGTCATCATTGGCTAAGAATACTCCACCTGTTTATCCACAGAGGATTGAgcattttgaaatcttaCCTAGTGAAAAATGGGTTATATGGGGACCTGGAAAAGCCAAGTTTTTGGATGTACTAagtaataaatatatcTGCGAGCCCCCACTATCTTTGGCATTCGGTTTCTTAAAGAATAATTCGTACATTTTGCCGAGAATTGAGCAAGTTGCTTTCAAAGGCGTTTTACCCACTGCTCATTTGAGTGCCAGATACGAATTTTTTAAGGATGACTATGACCAAACGTGCAAACAATTTATATTTGATAAGGCTAGTGGATCAAATGCAGTTTCGTATAAAGTGGCCACAAACAATCGTAGGATAAACATGGAGCTGTATGATATTCTAATCGAGAACTTAAGACTAACCACTTTACAAGATAGGTGGGTAATGGGATTGAGTAATGGACAAATGAGGAGAGCAAGATTAGCCCGTAGTATTCTTAAGGAACCCGACTTATTACTAATTGATGACCCATTTTTAGGGTTAGATCCAAGTGCAACAGCGACAATCTCACAATTTTTGGCGAATTATGAAAGTATGCCAGTAAATAGTAGTTGCCCAATTGTCATTGGTTTAAGGTACCAAGATTCTATTCCTAAGTGGTGTACTCATGTATGTTGTGTCGATGAACAGAACGGTATATTGTTTCAAGGCCCAATCCAAAAgcttcaaaataaaattgatgaaaccAAATCACGGGCACAGAAAGAATTACAAGAGTCCCAAATAAACAGCTATTCCAAAGGAGATATTTCTATTAACGATTTACTTTCTGTACATCCCATGTTTGGGAAGGGTGACCATGAAATTATCAAGATGCCTCACGTTATAGAATTAGACGGCTTGAGTGTTTCGTACAAAGGTGAGgctattttgaaaagcttgCACTGGAAAGTCCAACCTGGCTCAAAATGGCATATAAGAGGAGATAATGGTTCAGGTAAATCGACCTTGTTATCTCTACTCATGGCAGAACATCCTCAATCGTGGAACTCAAAAGTGATTGAAAATGGTATTCCACGGAGAACGGGCAAAACAAACTATTTCGACATTAATAGCAAAATAAGTATGTCATCACCTGAATTACATGCtatttttctgaaaaatgcCGGAAGGAGGTTAAATGTTAGAGAAAGTGTTGCAACTGGCTATCGGGATGCGTCCTCAAACAATTTCTTACCGGTATGGAAATCTTTAGACAAAAATGctcaaaaaattatcaacatGTATCTAAGGTATTTCAACTTAGACCAAATTGCTGATAATGTTCCCTTCGAACAATTAACTGTTAGTGATCAGAAATTGGTCCTTTTTGTTAGGAGTTTGATCAAGATGCCGCAAATATTGATTCTCGATGAGGCCTTTTCCGGAATGGAAGTTGAACCCATGATGCGTTGTCACGAACTTTTAAAACAGTGGCCAGGGACAGTTCTTGTAGTGGCACATGTTGCTGAGGAGACGCCACAATGTGACCATTTTTTGAGACTTATATCTCCAGGGGACTATGAAGTTGGCgacatcaaagaaaactagACTTTTTCTAAATATGATATAGTAATATAAAACTGCTCAGGAATCgtaaaaagcaaaaataacaatacaTGAATAAGGAACGACTTCTCTCTATATGATACCTTTCCCCTCCTGGAAACCACAGTGACAACCGCTCTCATAATAAGCTGTTCATATGGATCCGTAGGGTTCTTCGAGTTTGGCGCTGAGGCGGAGTGCGGTGAATGGGCGCAATATCATCTCCTATTCTCTACGACAAGtttcagaaaaaatttgtagTATGACGGTACTCAAAGGAACCGTACTTAAAAAGGGCAATTAACGTATTGCTTAATTTATATACAGCATTGGCAGTCTCACAAGGAAGTGCTTATTTCATTTCAACAGGGACCATTCATAAGAAAGTGTTCTTATCATTCACTTAGAGCAGATCAGTGGGAGGTATTTTGGTATTATTACACAAAACTGTACCACTACCAAACAATAAGATAGCTATCGAAGCACagtatttctttgatacTTTTACCTACTGTTTTCGACTAATCAAcgcttcttttttatttatttgttttgtatttgttttgaattGATTAATCAGCAAAACAGAGAGCTTtctatttctattttcgTGTTTACACCataggaagaaaagaaaaaaggacaTAAAAATTTAGAAGCCGACAAACTTCGAAATAATAGCTTCTAGAAGCATCGAAACTAATCGAATATGAGCACCCCTGCAAACTATACACGTGTTCCTTTGTGTGAGCCAGAGAACCTGCCAGCAGATatacaaagagaaaacgaATATGGTACACTAGACTCTACGGACCATTTATATCAGGTCATACAACGTGATGGTAAACCATTGACAGAACCGATTATTGACACTCCACCCTATTATGTTTCTCTGCTGACGTATCTAAattatttgcttttgatCATACTGGGCCACATTCATGATTTCTTAGGTATGACTTTCCAAAAGAGCAGACATTTAGATCTTTTAGAACGTGACGGGCTTGCTCCTTGGTATTCAAACTTCGAGAGTTTTTACGTCAGAAGAATTAAAATGAGAATCGACGATTGTTTCTCTAGACCAACTACTGGTGTTCCAGGGAGATTCATTCGTTGTATTGATAGAATCTCTCATGATATAAACGAGTATTTTACATACTCAGGCGCAGTATACCAATGTATGAACTTATCTTCCTATAATTATTTAGGTTTTGCCCAGAGCAAGGGTCAATGTACTGATGCTGCTTTGGAATGCGTCGATAAATACTCCATTCAATCTGGTGGTCCAAGGACTCAAGTTGGTACTACAGACTTGCACATTAAGGCTGAAAAGTTAGTCGCAAAATTTGTTGGTAAAGAAGATGCTATGATATTTTCGATGGGTTATGGTACAAACGCAAATTTGTTTAATGCATTTCTAGATAAAAAGTGTTTAGTCATCTCCGATGAACTAAACCACACATCTATTAGAACTGGTGTTAGATTATCGGGTAGTGCTGTGAGAACTTTCAAGCATGGTGATATGGTGGGATTAGAGAAACTTATCAGAGAACAAATAGTACTTGGTCAACCAAAGACCAATCGTCCATGGAAGAAAATCTTAATTTGTGTCGAAGGGTTGTTCTCTATGGAAGGTACGTTATGTAATCTGCCCAAGTTAGtagaactgaaaaagaaatacaaatGTTACCTATTTGTCGATGAAGCGCATTCAATAGGTGCCATGGGTCCAACAGGTCGTGGTGTCTGTGAGATTTTCGGTATTGACCCCAAGGATGTTGATATTTTAATGGGTACTTTCACCAAATCATTTGGTGCTGCTGGTGGTTATATTGCTGCTGATAAGTTTATCATCAATAGATTAAGACTGGATTTATCTACTACAAGTTATAGTGAATCGATGCCAGCTCCTGTTCTAGCTCAAactatttcttcattgCAAACCATTAGTGGTGAACTGTGTCCAGGCCAAGGCGCAGAGAGATTGCAGCGTATTGCCTTCAACTCCCGTTACCTGCGTTTAGCTTTGCAAAGATTAGGATTCATTGTGTATGGTGTGGCCGACTCACCAGTCATTCCACTTTTGTTATATTGTCCCTCAAAAATGCCTGCATTTTCGAGAATGATGTTACAGAGAAGGATTGCTGTTGTCGTTGTTGCATACCCTGCTACTCCGTTAATTGAATCAAGAGTTAGATTCTGTATGTCAGCGTCTTTGACTAAAGAAGATATCGACTATTTATTGCGTCATGTTGATGAGGTcggtgaaaaattgaatctGAAGTCAAATTCAGGTAAATCAAGTTATGACGGCAAGCGTCAAAGATGGGACATTGAAGAAGTCATAAGAAGAACACCTCACGACTGTAAGGACGATAAATACTTTGTTAATTAATCATGGAGTTAATGACCTTATTAAATAGGAAATTACgattatttttaaagttttttaaaCCAAGCAATAGTGTTGATACAAACTTGAAATGacaaaataaatttaagaaatcaaaaaatgtaaaaaaaaaatacaaaagaaaggaaaattcaataatttaATAATTAGCCCTTGGATATGAAAACCAAAGTCTGTgttattttatcttttataAAGCAGTAAAATACTATGTATGTAGAACCACATTGCACCTTATACACACCATTATGTTATGTAAGAAATGAGTATTTTTTTCGCGGGCAATAACTGAATATGAAATATATGAATATTACAACCCCTTAGTAAAAATTCATCATTCAACACagatggaaaaaattaaagccAGCACAGTTTTGAACTTATTGATTTGGAGATTCGAATTTTTAACAATAGCTCATTTAAGTCGACTGATTGGTATCACCATTGAAACCCCAATCACCCATTAAAAAATCATGTCAAATCTTTATAATATTGGATCcgaaaccaaaaataagATCAAAAAGTTTCGCATAACTACAGCAAGAGCCGATTCTATTAAGGCCCTGTCAATCAAAATCGAGCCAAAGCCCTCCTATGAGATaattattgatgaagatgaacaaGAGGAACTGGAAGAATTAGAAGATCTAAGCGAATTAGCAGAAATCCTGCCCGACAACTCACCTAGGTTTCTTCTTACYGCATACCCGATCACAACGAAAGACGGGATTAAACAAACCCCTTTAATTTTGATCTATTGGAAGCCAATGACGGTCGTTTCACAAGAATGGAAGATGCTTTACGCGGGTGCATTAGAAATGGTCAGAAACGAGTGTGGTACTTTCAAATTAGTTGAAGTTTCTTCTGGCCTAGAAGACGATTCGGACTTGGATGAATTGAGAGAGCAGTTAGAGAGTTGTTGATAAAGTAAAATCTCAAGTTTATCACCTAGTATAACCACATAGGACATATCAGTAATAGataatttcatcttcaatatttACAAACCAAGACTACTCACACCACCCACGAACCCCTTTATAGAAGACCCAGACAGTGcagaaaagtttttttaattttttttcggtCACTGtagtattatttttcaagcgCCGACgcaaatttgaaattttgaaatagaGAGCATCCGCTGTTGGATGGGCACTTGGCAACTCATTTTATCTGTCTTAAATGGCATTGCgttttaatttcttcgttagttaaatttcaatttccatCCAATTATTTCTGTCTATAGAACAAAAAGTCAATAAACCaatcaacaaaaatcaGTCAAAATGGGTCGTATGCACAGTGCCGTATGTCTAACTATACCATAAGGTGATACTAATGCAGGTAAACTGCGTTAATAAATCACAAATACAGGAGCTAGTAAAGTGTAAGATTCAAGCATGAATccttattattttcttctcaatCGGATCACAATTCTATTACAAGTTCCGGTGTGTACACAGGTATATTTTATACTGGAGAGTAGTTTCTACTCGCTGTACATTAGCTGGGTGattccaatttctttgacaAACATGTCAAATTCTTTTGACATGTTTGTGTTGCTAACAGTTGCGGGTCGTCTTCATTGAATTTTCACTGACGTCGCCGTTGGTAACTGTCCTTATGAATCTATTTTCATAAGCTCATTAACACTAATGAGTTGATCTATCTTTATAGAGAAGTGAATTAGAAAGAGCACTCGGAATAATTATACTTTTAATGGAATTGTATGATCTGAATGAAAGAGAATATGTACATGatacgtttcttttttatcacATCATatgaaagtttttttttactaacatatttgataatttttggAACATTTAATTCCGATGAATATCATTTTAAACAGGGTAAAggtatttcttcttctgctatTCCATACTCTAGAAACGCTCCAGCTTGGTTCAAGTTGTCCTCTGACTCTGtcattgaacaaattgTCAAGTACGCTAGAAAGGGTTTGACTCCATCTCAAATTGGTGTCTTGTTGAGAGATGCTCACGGTGTCACTCAAGCCCGTGTCATTACCGGTAACAAGATTATGAGAATCTTGAAGTCTAACGGTTTGGCTCCAGAAATTCCAGAAGATTTGTACTACTTGATTAAGAAGGCTGTCTCTGTCAGAAAgcatttggaaagaaacagaaaggACAAGGATGCTAAATTCAGATTGATTTTGATCGAATCTAGAATCCACAGATTGGCTAGATACTACAGAACCGTCTCTGTTCTACCACCAAACTGGAAGTACGAATCCGCCACTGCCTCTGCTTTGGTTAACTAGAGTGTTTAAATCatccttttcattatttctttatatGTATAATTTTGTATAATTAAGATTGATTTTTTAAACATTTTTTAACAAAGATAACCTGCATTTCATTTCCACTTAGTCTCTACTTTACCGAGTGcattttactttttttttttttaagtatTCAAacttgctcttttttttactgtaCACTTTGATTTAGAGATTTAAACGGTAGTATTGCTGTCGTAATGCCTAGATAAAAACTATGGCTCATAATTTTGGGAGAATACCTTCACACCAATGTTATGTGCTGAATCTCTATCGCACTGTTCTCAGAAACATTCCAAAGAATTGTCACTCTTAtgcatttcaaaaagaaatcaagagTAACCTTTCGAGGCAACTAACCAAACATAAGCATGACAAATCTAGTTGGAGTGTGTATATTCTCCTCAATAAATTCAACCAATTGAACAACTACCTTTTGGAAGGCAAATTGCAGGAAATCAAACACTTGATTCAACCACTGAAAAAGGTATCGAAACAACTGAAGACGACAAGGATTCTTAAAACTTTGAATGATCTAGGTAATGGAAATTCACTACAAAGTCCAGAGGAGATAAGAGAACTTCATGTGTTAAGCACTTATATCaagcaaaagcaaaaccTAGGCCTTTTACCCAACTGCATCCCTAAAGAATATAAGCTTAAGCTTCTATTACCGTTAGCATTAAACGAGAGTGCTTGTGTGAAGTTGTACAACATTCAccaaaaattagaaaaaggTTCTCCCTCTGCTAGGCTATCATAtaccaaagaaggaagaaatcaaatatGGTTTGTTCGATCACCAATTAATAAGGGCAAGAGACAATCAAAAATGCTGGGAATCTTGATACggcaagaaagaaaagattctcaaaagaatattgaCGATCTCAACTTTTGTGAATCAAATGCTTCTTGGGCACTCCATGAGGCTATTTGGGAAGAGTATTTAGAGTCTAAGAGGATAATTGAAATAAACTTGGCAAAATATTTAGAGTACAATATAGATAACCCAAAGAAACCCGCTAGGTACAACCCAGCCAgtcaaaataaaaaaattaacgaATGGGTGGACCCTGTGAGAGAGGTGATCTTTAACTTGCAGGCCAAAAGCATTCAAAAGGTTGAGTACTATAACGATTATAAGGAAAAACTGTTGAGTAAAGATGGTCAATTAGCATATTTTGATAAGTTATCGAAAGCTATGTACGCTAAAAGGTTggaatcttttgaaaagatggCAGAGGAAGCCTTACCATATGTCACACCATTCATACCAAAGAAGGATTTATTAAATGCCCTGACAAAATACGGTTTCTAAGTAAACAAAGTATACCAAGTTGAACCAACGAGTCACTCTTCGCctaaattcttcatttgtattacatatacatatacttCTCGAACCTCAAAATGGACtctatttgaaaatgacacCATTTGGTCTAGTATTTCATACATGAGTTCTTTTCAGTAGTCACTTGCACAGAATATTCATCTAGTAATGTAGTCTCATCTTTGTGGATATCGTCAACTTCAAGACACTCGAAATCTGCAGTCAGTGATGTAACCGTAGCTGTAGATATCCTATTTCTAATCAACTCTTCCAAAAGATCAACATTATAAACATCATTGAAGCTTGGATTGTAGTAGCTAGTTGAGTGCACCCCTGATCTTTCATTCAAAGGTATTTGTGGTAATTGTCTTATCAAGTACAACGAGCATTTACTATGAAATTTGCTGCAATATATCGAGTAGGTAAGGAGACCATCAGAGAGGTTTTCTGATATCCTTTCATGACATAACGGGTATCCACATATTTTATTCCCGGACCTAGCATTGATAATATCCAGATATGACATTGGTGAAAGTAACCGTGCCAAATATTTCAAGGTTTGCTCATTTTTGCAGAATGACTCACTGAGCATAGAAACTATGGCTGATTCAACCATTTGAGCTTCGAACAAAGACAATTGCTCATGTAGTTGGTGTGGTTGaaggatttctttttgtataaGTGGAATACTTATCACAGACATCATGGGTTGCATTGTGTAtaaaatgaagatatacGCACAGGTTATTTAAATCTACTATTTCCTAAAAGTGTCATTTCTTCGCagttaataaaaaaacgatACTTATTAATTTTTAGAGCGTGAGCATTGGTTATTGTTCAGCAAACTGTAAAAGACTTCGTCTTAACCTATCAAATTTAGTTGTTCTGCATATACTAGCTACCAATCAGTGCTAACATTAAATATGGATCGTTTTCATACTTCCTTGTACCGCTCTATCATGATATGTATTtatatggtattattatttcaagACTACATACTatgaaatttcaattttggcaGCATATTGGGCACACTGCTCACTCTCGCAACCTTTTCAGATGTGTTGGCGTCTTCGGTTTGTGCATCATCTTTTGATTCTACGGGTGCTCGTGCAATATATCGCACTGTGATCCAGGGAACTTTATCCTTTATATCCAAATTATCAACTTCGATTTCAgacttgaaattttcaacgAAATTCCTTTCATGAATATTAATACTGGAATTGTATACCAAAAATTCATTTAATATGGATACCGTGCTCCAATATGAAAACTTCCTCATACAGGCAACAACAAGGGATATTATTAGTTCACCGTTTGTACAGTGCATATAACAGGGATAATGTCTTTTGTCAATTAAAAACTTAACACATCGTACCACCACGTCATATTCAATGGGaacagttttctttttccttttgattttgggtTTAGTCTTGTCTGTCTTCCTTTCGCTTTGACATTCAATATGAATTGTCTTAATGTTGTTCTCTTCACAAAACTTAAGCATTTGGGGATCATTATCCAGAGGTTCCGGTGTCAATGACAGCACGTATTTTAATCGAAGGGTTCTTAAGAATGAGAAATTGATTTCTCGTGGATATGATCCTCTATACAAGTTTGGCTGAACTGTAGAAAATTGTAACGGGGTTACCAACGACATCTTGATACATGTAGCTTATTGTAGAACTCTTAGACTGAAATGCATGGTAATAACTGAATCTTCAATTTGAATTGAAACTCCTTTTCCCTCTATTTGCAGGGTCTCTTTTTTGTCTTCgcatttttcctttttttttgagctTAGATCAAACTACGGTAATTAACCGTAAAAATCAATTGCAGAAGCAATGTAGCAAGCCAAGAACCACACATCTCTAAAGCGGGTGAAACCACAGCGGTTGGAAGGATTGGGAGAAAATGGACTTTTTTTATGAAGAGCAAGTAGCTAACATTGAGGGTGGTAGGCTGAGTAATCAAAAGGAATCTTCCACCGAGGAATCTGTTGATGCAACAGAACGTAATTCGAATAGTGGGGTTCAGGGCCGAGATGTAAAAACAAATGAAGCGTTCCAAAAGCTAGAAGAGGAAGTCAACAAGCAATATGAAAAGACCACAAGTGCATTTAAGAAGTTGGTCGTTGAAAAGGATGACGGTATTGAAATTAACATACCAATTAGCGATGAAACTACAGAGGCTGCACAGAAATACTTAAAAAAGCTAGATGATAACATACACAACGTGGAGAATCTCGCTCAGTCATATTGGAGCAAAATGAAGACTACCAGTTTTTGGTCCGGTTTTGGTAGCATCAACGATACAACAGATGACGCTTCCGCTGACAATTTTGAGGGTCTGGAAGAGAAAGGAATTGCTGTTGGCGGAAATAGAACAGAAGCTGAACTAAGGACATTGTCAAAAGACAGGTCGGTTTATTTAAATAACAAAATGGATTTAGAGAAGGAACCGTTTGACGTagatgaaaaaactgaTGAAATATGTTTGATTTTACAGGGTGATAAGGATATTGCTAGATTAATGAATGACATCGTACCCCACCAAATCAGCTATAAGAATTTCTGGAACATATACTTctcagaaaaaaatagaatttTAGACAAGGAAagcaaaaggaaagaaatattacttaagaaggaaaaggagGCCGAGGTAGCCTgggatgatgaagatgaagaaatagaAGCGGGGGCCAGTTTAAAAAACGAAGATGAGGCAAAAGTCGAAGaaccaaagaaggaagtAGAAGAGGAGAAGAAAGATGGCTGCAACGGCgaggatgatgatggtgatgatgatgatgatgatgacgacgacgaggATGACTGGGAatgaatgtttttttctttatagaATGTATATGTCCAATGCTagaaatatttatataggTTCGAAAAAATATTGTACTAGAAAAGCCCCAATCCAAAAATGCAGAGGAACACAATGACAGGATTTCACATGCAATTCCAACTTTATAtcagttgaaaaaaaggccGTTTGTTTcgtaataataatacatCTGTCTCTATGGGTAACAGCATGCCATCAAAGACACAGCTAATACATCAACCTAGACAGGCAAAAACGATATTTAGATACTGAACTCTCCTCCTGCTGTTCGTATGTATCAAACACCGTATACACGATGATAAAATAAGACGTATGCGTTAGAATTAATAGCGtctgttttatttttagcGGGTCTGTACTTGGTATCGTCAAAATATAGCCATCCTCTGCTCAATCCCTTTTTCACATAGGAGGTATAATGACCCCCATATAAAGTACCGAAATGACACGCTACGCCATACAATTCATACTTAAAAGGCGGTATTTGCCCCCTTATGGGtaattcatcatcatttaCACCTGGTGGAAAGACGCCATCAAAATCGTTAGCCCAAAATGGAGTTAAGTCCAACAAGAACGGATATTTGACAAAATCgttatttttgttcaagaaGTTATCAAACCTCTTCAGATGAATTATCAAGTTTCGTGGTAACCTCGTTATCGTTAACTGTTTTGTGGATGGCTGTCTGCTCTTACAATGAGGACACAACCATTGCTCGTCTATTTCCAAGTTTTCACATTTGGTAAACTCTTTAAAACAATCTTCAATGGTGATTTTATTCTGAGAGTTCTTTCTTGGGATAGGAATCGATAATACTGTGAAAGGTTGATACGTTGTCGAAGTATGATTACATGTCTTGCATTTTAGCCGTGATGCGTATTGCCCCTGAAATAAGTCGACAATAACACTGAAATCAGTAGTCAGAAACCTTTCCCATTCTATCGAGGAGGCAATCCTCAAAGATaatctttctcttcttgtctCAGCTTCTTGAGAAAGTTCTTTCAAAGGTGGATTCGAGCCACATTGATTTAAATCTTCATGTAACCCATCTAGAAGAAATTGGCAGAATTCTTGACAATCTTGCTGAGAAGCAGTTTTGAATAATGAATTAACCGATCCACACGccaatttgaatttgattGGTGATATAGAGTCCTTCTTTGAGCTATCAACCTGTTTCTTATACATCATATGCACCAACCTTGCGAAATATTTCGCTAATATACCCTTTGAACCCAATTTACTATTAATATTAATGTGCTTGGCATATGAATCatccaaaaatatttgcGTTAGTTCGTGAGTACCTAATATACACTGAATGATACAGTTCATGTAACATGAATTTCCTAGATTTTCTAATCCGACAGCGAAATCGAGGTCATAGTTATGAGAGGGCGAAGTTTGGGATACATCAATATGGTCTAAAGAGCTACTGTTGGATAAAGTGAGACATGCTGGTTGTATAGTAGACGTGGAAGAGTTGTTGCTATTggaattcaaattcaagttCATACTAATTGCTTGCGGGAACCGCTGCAACTTTGGTGTGGTGGTTCTTGATGGAGTAGTGATTGCTCTTGTATTAATAGGTGTAATATGAGTGAAGGAATTGTGATTCAACTGTTCCCTTTGATTTGTCATGGAATCTGCTTCATTGTTTTTCCAGAGGTGTGGAGTCTCTGGATAATTAAATGGTAATGAATCGTTTTTCATCGAATTAGGCGAAGACAGAGGTAAAGGAGATGGCGAGTTAGAGATGGATAATGAGGATATAGAATataaatttgaattcatgTTCTTGGGACTAGTAGACGTATAGTTTGAAAACAGTTTTTTAAAACTTGAAGATCTTTGTAATTTATAACTATTGTCggattgttgttgttgctgttgttgtagGTGGTTAATTGGAATCGGTGAAATCAGCATTTCTTTCATAGAATCATCCATTGAATGACTTATACTTGGAGACATCTTGGGCAGATGCTGTAAACTCAGACCAGAAGTATTACCGTTCACATACACACTATCATCCTTTATGTTGTTACTCTGTGGACAAGACGAAGATGTTTGATTTACATGATTTGAGCTTAGCCAACCTGGGAACCCAGAttgtaaaataaaaattttggtAAAGTCATTGGATATTGGTTTCTCAAAAGAACGATTCAATAAAATATCTAATAATACGGCTTGTTGCCTGACGTTATAGTCGTTCGAGTCTGTATAAAGAatgataaatttgaaaaggttTCTGCTTTGAAAGAGTTTAATTTCATCGTTGGGAGATGTAAtcaatgatttcttttccaaatcgcGATCTGAGTACGACATTTTAAATGAAACGGGCTCCAGGcaaatgatatttttgaaatcgaTGTGggattttttgaactctAATCTTGATCGTATATCTATTAACAGCGTTTCCATTTGAGATGAGGAGGAGCTAGTTGATAAAACTATTAGTGAATTTAGCTG encodes the following:
- the DOA4 gene encoding ubiquitin-specific protease DOA4 — its product is MEQNIISTINDENIQNRSKYLTIAQLTAIAETKINEFIINGKTKDRDLSSLLDKCIDILSIYKKNSKDIKDIISCRNKGAMTNSNYDIKIQLNYIYYKIIHIIVTAKIPHLNEFAKIKSHKSSKNDGDSNSSNNEFQLMNIYNTLLETLLKDENITKIKNFIKSSIQQMKLHHEQEECHLMQTGSHITPDQLNSLIVLSTSSSSSQMETLLIDIRSRLEFKKSHIDFKNIICLEPVSFKMSYSDRDLEKKSLITSPNDEIKLFQSRNLFKFIILYTDSNDYNVRQQAVLLDILLNRSFEKPISNDFTKIFILQSGFPGWLSSNHVNQTSSSCPQSNNIKDDSVYVNGNTSGLSLQHLPKMSPSISHSMDDSMKEMLISPIPINHLQQQQQQQSDNSYKLQRSSSFKKLFSNYTSTSPKNMNSNLYSISSLSISNSPSPLPLSSPNSMKNDSLPFNYPETPHLWKNNEADSMTNQREQLNHNSFTHITPINTRAITTPSRTTTPKLQRFPQAISMNLNLNSNSNNSSTSTIQPACLTLSNSSSLDHIDVSQTSPSHNYDLDFAVGLENLGNSCYMNCIIQCILGTHELTQIFLDDSYAKHININSKLGSKGILAKYFARLVHMMYKKQVDSSKKDSISPIKFKLACGSVNSLFKTASQQDCQEFCQFLLDGLHEDLNQCGSNPPLKELSQEAETRRERLSLRIASSIEWERFLTTDFSVIVDLFQGQYASRLKCKTCNHTSTTYQPFTVLSIPIPRKNSQNKITIEDCFKEFTKCENLEIDEQWLCPHCKSRQPSTKQLTITRLPRNLIIHLKRFDNFLNKNNDFVKYPFLLDLTPFWANDFDGVFPPGVNDDELPIRGQIPPFKYELYGVACHFGTLYGGHYTSYVKKGLSRGWLYFDDTKYRPAKNKTDAINSNAYVLFYHRVYGV